One Aureibacillus halotolerans genomic region harbors:
- the remA gene encoding extracellular matrix/biofilm regulator RemA, with amino-acid sequence MSIKLINIGFGNIVSANRIISIVSPESAPIKRIIQEARDRNMLIDATYGRRTRAVIIADSDHVILSAVQPETVAQRLANKEEMSEEG; translated from the coding sequence ATGAGCATAAAATTAATCAACATTGGCTTTGGGAATATCGTCTCAGCCAATCGAATTATTTCTATCGTAAGTCCTGAATCGGCTCCAATCAAACGTATCATTCAAGAAGCACGCGATCGGAATATGCTGATCGACGCAACATATGGAAGGCGCACTAGAGCTGTCATCATTGCAGACAGCGATCATGTAATATTGTCAGCTGTACAGCCAGAAACGGTTGCACAGCGTTTAGCCAATAAAGAAGAAATGTCGGAGGAAGGATAA
- the coaBC gene encoding bifunctional phosphopantothenoylcysteine decarboxylase/phosphopantothenate--cysteine ligase CoaBC yields MKGKKIVLGVTGGIAAYKACALASKLSQKGALVRVVMTESAMEFVQPITFQALTRQPVYTNTFKENDPSVVAHIDVADWADLVLVAPATANVLAKMAHGLADDMLTTILLATTAPVWAAPAMNVHMYDHPAVKTNIQTLHERGVQFIEPEEGYLACGYVGKGRLEEPEKIAETIQAFFTDPPKKGRFAGKKVLITAGPTQERIDPVRYLTNRSSGKMGFALAAEAFQDGAQVTIVSGPVQLEAPRGVEWIRVVSAAEMFDAVMSRYDQFDVAIMTAAVADYTPKKIQEQKIKKTGDEHMALELVQTEDILRHLGHLEHRPLLIGFAAESERVVEYAEKKRVSKQADMIVANSIAGEKGAFDSDENEVTLVTASSQIALKRASKQHIAQAILDAVHDMLKG; encoded by the coding sequence ATGAAAGGAAAAAAGATTGTCCTTGGTGTGACAGGGGGCATAGCCGCTTATAAAGCATGTGCATTGGCTAGCAAGCTTTCGCAAAAGGGTGCATTGGTCAGAGTTGTGATGACGGAGTCGGCCATGGAGTTCGTTCAGCCAATCACCTTTCAAGCCCTTACGAGACAACCTGTGTACACAAACACATTCAAAGAAAACGACCCTTCTGTGGTCGCTCATATTGATGTCGCTGATTGGGCAGACCTCGTTCTTGTCGCACCAGCAACCGCAAACGTATTAGCAAAAATGGCCCACGGGCTAGCCGATGACATGCTCACGACCATATTGCTAGCGACAACTGCTCCGGTTTGGGCAGCACCTGCAATGAATGTTCACATGTATGATCATCCAGCTGTCAAAACCAATATTCAAACGCTGCATGAACGTGGCGTCCAGTTCATTGAGCCAGAGGAAGGGTATCTTGCCTGCGGGTATGTAGGCAAAGGGCGTTTAGAAGAGCCTGAAAAGATTGCCGAGACCATTCAAGCCTTTTTTACAGACCCTCCAAAAAAAGGTCGTTTTGCTGGGAAGAAAGTATTAATTACTGCAGGTCCAACGCAGGAACGAATTGACCCTGTGCGTTATTTGACGAATCGATCCTCAGGAAAAATGGGATTTGCCCTTGCGGCAGAAGCGTTTCAGGATGGTGCGCAGGTCACGATTGTGTCAGGCCCTGTTCAGCTTGAAGCTCCACGTGGCGTAGAATGGATTCGTGTCGTATCGGCAGCGGAAATGTTTGATGCGGTTATGAGCCGATACGATCAATTCGATGTTGCGATCATGACAGCAGCAGTGGCCGATTACACACCTAAAAAGATCCAAGAACAAAAAATCAAGAAAACAGGCGATGAGCACATGGCGTTAGAACTCGTGCAAACAGAAGATATTCTTCGTCATCTTGGACATTTAGAACACCGCCCCTTATTAATCGGTTTTGCTGCGGAATCTGAACGTGTTGTGGAGTACGCTGAAAAAAAACGCGTGTCTAAGCAAGCAGACATGATAGTGGCAAATTCCATTGCAGGTGAAAAGGGTGCCTTTGACTCTGATGAAAATGAAGTGACACTTGTCACCGCCTCTAGTCAAATAGCGCTCAAACGCGCAAGCAAACAGCATATCGCGCAAGCCATTCTAGATGCTGTCCATGACATGTTGAAAGGGTGA
- a CDS encoding YicC/YloC family endoribonuclease codes for MINSMTGFGTGASKDGLIVEVKSVNHRFKEISVKMPRNVLQIEDRIKASIASEVARGKIEVHVTVDDARVLPQQMDVNWLLLDQLVEQVVRGKERYGLTEAISLQALFQHDGVLVTNDRSDRDKEQFAESLFAALKEAIAHMLSMRRLEGSRLSKDINERIDAITVVIEQMETLVPEASRTYEAKLRARLVELLETEEGKRAEERLQIEVSLLTEKHDVTEELVRINSHLALFKETLLSEEPVGRKLDFITQELHREVNTIGSKSHLFSIAEAVILIKSELEKIKEQVQNIE; via the coding sequence ATGATAAATAGCATGACTGGATTTGGAACAGGGGCTTCGAAGGATGGACTTATCGTTGAAGTAAAGTCTGTCAATCACCGATTTAAGGAAATTTCCGTGAAGATGCCTCGAAATGTCTTACAGATCGAGGACCGAATCAAAGCAAGCATCGCAAGTGAGGTGGCACGGGGAAAAATAGAAGTGCATGTGACAGTAGACGATGCACGCGTATTACCTCAGCAAATGGATGTCAATTGGTTGCTCTTAGATCAACTCGTCGAACAGGTTGTAAGGGGCAAGGAACGGTACGGTTTGACAGAAGCCATTTCACTTCAAGCGCTGTTTCAGCATGATGGCGTCCTGGTCACAAATGATCGTAGCGACCGAGATAAAGAGCAGTTTGCCGAGTCTCTGTTTGCTGCATTAAAGGAAGCGATCGCGCACATGCTTTCAATGCGTCGTCTGGAAGGGTCGCGGCTTTCCAAAGATATCAACGAACGCATCGACGCGATCACTGTAGTGATTGAGCAGATGGAAACACTCGTCCCAGAAGCATCACGTACATATGAAGCCAAGCTACGTGCACGCTTGGTTGAATTGCTGGAAACAGAAGAAGGCAAGCGAGCAGAAGAACGGTTACAGATTGAAGTGTCGTTGCTCACAGAGAAACACGATGTGACAGAAGAGCTTGTCCGCATAAATAGCCATCTAGCGTTGTTTAAAGAAACACTTCTAAGTGAAGAGCCTGTGGGGCGTAAACTGGATTTTATTACACAGGAACTGCACAGAGAGGTGAATACGATCGGCTCAAAATCCCATCTCTTTTCAATAGCTGAAGCAGTGATCCTTATAAAGTCCGAGCTAGAAAAAATAAAAGAGCAGGTGCAAAACATTGAATAA
- the gmk gene encoding guanylate kinase, with the protein MNLKERGLLLILSGPSGVGKGTVRKALFEKNTNLSYSISMTTRVPRPGEKDGVDYFFKSREEFEALIAKGRLLEWAEYAGNYYGTPLDYVEETLEKGKDVFLEIEVKGAMQVKQAFAHGVFLFLAPPSLAELRTRILGRGTEDESSIQRRLEAAREEIELMNHYDYVVVNDDIDAARERVEAIVVAEHCKRSRVASVYKKALESDF; encoded by the coding sequence ATGAACTTAAAAGAGAGAGGCCTTCTGCTTATTCTTTCAGGTCCCTCAGGTGTGGGGAAAGGCACAGTACGGAAGGCATTATTTGAGAAAAACACAAACTTAAGTTATTCGATTTCGATGACAACACGAGTGCCACGTCCAGGTGAAAAAGATGGTGTGGATTATTTCTTCAAATCTCGGGAAGAGTTTGAAGCTTTGATTGCGAAGGGCAGACTCTTAGAGTGGGCAGAGTACGCTGGGAATTATTATGGCACACCACTTGACTATGTGGAGGAAACACTTGAAAAAGGTAAAGACGTTTTCTTAGAAATAGAAGTCAAGGGGGCAATGCAGGTAAAGCAGGCGTTTGCCCATGGTGTCTTTCTCTTTTTAGCGCCTCCGTCCCTTGCAGAGCTGCGCACACGCATTTTAGGCAGAGGCACTGAGGACGAATCATCCATTCAAAGGCGGCTTGAAGCGGCACGTGAGGAAATCGAGCTAATGAATCACTATGACTATGTTGTCGTTAATGATGACATAGACGCTGCACGCGAACGAGTGGAAGCGATTGTTGTTGCTGAGCATTGCAAACGGAGCCGTGTGGCTTCTGTATACAAAAAAGCATTGGAGAGTGATTTTTGA
- the rpoZ gene encoding DNA-directed RNA polymerase subunit omega, protein MLYPSIDSLMETIDSKYTLVTVSARRARQLLEEENYYIDLPKSRKNVGVALEEIQEGLLTVDYVDIVPLRGIQSQKE, encoded by the coding sequence ATGTTATATCCATCAATAGATTCATTAATGGAAACGATCGATTCCAAATACACGCTTGTTACTGTTTCAGCCAGACGAGCTAGACAGCTGCTTGAAGAAGAAAACTATTACATTGACCTTCCGAAATCACGCAAAAATGTAGGGGTCGCTCTTGAAGAAATTCAAGAAGGTCTTTTGACAGTTGATTATGTAGACATCGTTCCATTACGAGGTATCCAATCTCAAAAAGAGTAA
- a CDS encoding cation-translocating P-type ATPase translates to MQWYKKTTDETMNAFQTSQTHGLTAVEASEKRQAEGDNVIHEGEVSSRLQTFLLQFKDFMVLVLIAATLVSGLLGEYIDALAILAIILLNGCLGYIQERKAEKSLASLKALSAPQTLVLRDGAWEKVPSLELVTGDIIRLQSGDRVGADCRLLTADRLQVDESALTGESLPVDKTTAALLADELSLGDQENMSFMGTLITRGSGTAVVTATGMQTAMGTIADLIQSSASITTPLQRKLEELGKILIVAALGLTFIVVLLGIWQGHELYTMVLAGVSLAVAAIPEGLPAIVTVALALGVQRMIRRNAIIRKLPAVETLGCTSVICSDKTGTLTKNEMTVQRLWAGGEEWQVSGSGYAPKGSFHIPGSPDTEVDARHAPQLQQLLTFGALCNHADIQLDESGQYKLQGDPTDGALLAVASKAGIDRKGLLDDFTVVQEFPFDSQRKMMSVIVQNKKNELFVITKGAPDFISQRCNRRIHNGRIQRMGTTETRQMADVVDQMADDALRTLAVAYKKLVSIDEAKDIERVESELVLVGVAGMIDPPREGVRESIDACRDAGIRTVMITGDHAKTAAAIAGQLGMRRANGRILEGRQLDQMSAEELATDIDHIDVFARVSPTHKLRIVQAYQKRGHVCAMTGDGVNDAPAIKAADIGISMGKTGTDVAREASDLILTDDRFETIQAAVKEGRNIYENVRKFIRYLLASNVGEILVMLFAMLAGLPLPLVPIQILWVNLVTDGLPALALGMDQPEDEVMRRKPRPLKEGIFSRGLAWKIISRGFLIGAASLLAFWLTLNESGELIEAQTVAFLTLVMAQLIHVFDCRSDHSIFHRNPFQNMFLVAAVLLSFLMVLVVVYVPGLQTIFHTVPIGWREWLLVLGMAAIPTFLLSIFHFQSGAKQLQRRKPGVALK, encoded by the coding sequence GTGCAGTGGTACAAAAAAACAACTGATGAGACAATGAACGCCTTTCAAACGAGTCAAACACATGGACTTACGGCAGTGGAGGCATCTGAGAAGCGACAAGCAGAAGGAGATAATGTCATTCATGAAGGAGAAGTGTCGTCGCGTCTTCAAACATTCCTCCTTCAATTCAAGGATTTTATGGTGCTTGTGCTTATTGCAGCTACCCTTGTATCAGGTTTGCTAGGAGAATACATTGACGCCCTAGCCATTTTGGCCATTATTCTTCTAAACGGTTGTTTGGGATACATTCAAGAAAGAAAGGCAGAAAAATCCCTCGCATCCTTAAAGGCGTTGTCTGCTCCACAGACGCTTGTGCTTCGGGATGGCGCATGGGAAAAGGTGCCTTCGCTTGAATTGGTCACTGGAGATATTATTCGGCTTCAAAGTGGTGATCGTGTAGGCGCGGATTGTCGACTACTTACAGCAGATCGGCTTCAAGTTGATGAATCGGCGCTAACGGGGGAATCGTTGCCAGTTGATAAAACGACTGCCGCCTTGCTAGCGGACGAGTTGTCGTTAGGTGATCAGGAAAATATGTCGTTTATGGGCACGTTGATTACGCGTGGCTCAGGGACGGCCGTCGTCACGGCGACGGGTATGCAGACGGCCATGGGAACGATTGCTGACTTAATTCAATCATCTGCTTCAATCACCACTCCTTTGCAGCGCAAGCTTGAGGAACTGGGGAAAATTCTAATTGTTGCTGCGCTTGGGTTAACCTTTATCGTCGTGTTGCTTGGTATATGGCAAGGTCATGAGCTTTATACGATGGTCCTTGCGGGCGTTTCACTTGCTGTCGCAGCCATTCCAGAAGGGCTGCCGGCCATTGTGACGGTTGCTTTGGCTTTAGGCGTTCAGCGAATGATACGGCGCAATGCGATTATTCGTAAGCTTCCCGCAGTGGAAACGCTTGGCTGCACATCGGTGATATGTTCCGACAAAACGGGGACGCTCACCAAAAACGAAATGACGGTGCAGCGTCTGTGGGCAGGAGGGGAAGAGTGGCAGGTGAGCGGATCGGGGTATGCTCCTAAAGGCAGCTTTCACATTCCTGGCTCGCCTGATACGGAGGTTGACGCTCGTCATGCTCCGCAGCTTCAGCAACTCCTAACCTTTGGTGCACTATGCAATCACGCGGACATCCAACTGGATGAGTCGGGGCAGTATAAGCTGCAAGGGGATCCGACAGATGGAGCGCTACTTGCGGTGGCTTCAAAAGCGGGCATTGATCGAAAAGGACTGCTTGACGATTTCACAGTCGTGCAGGAGTTTCCGTTTGATTCGCAGCGTAAAATGATGAGTGTGATTGTGCAGAACAAAAAGAATGAGCTCTTTGTCATAACGAAAGGAGCGCCAGATTTTATAAGTCAACGATGCAACCGGCGCATTCATAACGGGCGGATCCAGCGGATGGGGACGACGGAGACGAGACAAATGGCAGATGTCGTTGATCAAATGGCAGATGACGCTCTAAGAACACTCGCTGTTGCGTATAAAAAGCTCGTTTCGATTGACGAGGCAAAAGACATTGAACGTGTTGAAAGTGAGCTTGTCCTCGTTGGTGTTGCAGGTATGATTGATCCGCCTAGAGAAGGGGTAAGAGAGTCGATTGATGCCTGCCGCGATGCAGGCATCCGCACGGTGATGATCACGGGGGATCATGCGAAAACGGCTGCCGCTATTGCTGGGCAGCTTGGAATGAGACGAGCAAATGGGCGTATTTTAGAAGGACGGCAGCTTGATCAAATGTCGGCAGAAGAGCTGGCAACAGACATTGATCATATTGATGTGTTCGCTCGCGTGTCGCCTACTCATAAATTACGCATTGTGCAAGCGTATCAAAAAAGGGGTCATGTCTGTGCGATGACGGGCGATGGGGTCAATGATGCTCCTGCCATAAAAGCCGCCGATATTGGCATCTCTATGGGGAAAACAGGAACCGATGTGGCGCGCGAAGCCTCTGATTTGATTTTGACTGATGACCGTTTCGAAACGATTCAAGCCGCCGTGAAAGAAGGCCGCAACATTTACGAAAATGTCCGTAAGTTTATCCGTTATTTGCTTGCCTCCAATGTTGGAGAAATTTTAGTGATGTTGTTTGCGATGTTAGCTGGTCTTCCTTTGCCGTTGGTGCCCATCCAAATTCTTTGGGTGAATCTTGTGACGGATGGTTTGCCGGCACTCGCCTTAGGGATGGATCAACCTGAAGATGAAGTGATGCGACGTAAGCCCCGACCTTTAAAAGAGGGGATTTTCTCACGAGGACTCGCATGGAAAATTATCTCGCGAGGATTTTTGATCGGAGCTGCCTCCTTGCTAGCCTTTTGGCTGACGCTAAATGAATCCGGGGAACTCATTGAAGCACAAACGGTTGCTTTTTTGACGCTTGTGATGGCGCAGCTAATCCATGTGTTTGACTGTCGAAGTGATCATTCGATTTTTCATCGCAATCCATTTCAAAATATGTTCTTGGTTGCGGCAGTCCTGCTTTCTTTTCTCATGGTACTTGTTGTTGTCTACGTCCCAGGTCTTCAAACGATTTTTCACACCGTTCCAATTGGCTGGAGAGAATGGTTGCTCGTGCTCGGTATGGCTGCTATTCCAACGTTTTTGCTCTCCATATTCCATTTTCAGTCAGGTGCAAAGCAGCTTCAGCGAAGAAAACCAGGCGTCGCATTAAAATAA
- a CDS encoding Rqc2 family fibronectin-binding protein: protein MSFDGIVTRAVVEELKSKLMGGRITKIYQPSDTDVLFTVRAQRENITLLFSVHPSYARFHTTTEKRTNPKEPPMFCMVLRKHLEGSIIEDIEQLGLERVVTLKARGKTEIGDTSFKELTFELMGKHSNLLLVDSSTKTIVDSIKHLGPSVNRHRTVLPGRPYVQPPGKGKHNPLEASEMDVLRTLDFNAGKLSGQLVNAFEGVSPLLAESIVKSAGIGQKDGLITAFLQTMKTIRSNTFDFLHYKESKPFFYVLPLPQFTGETIHFQSASAMLDGFFTGKAERDRVRQQSHDISRLLSNEMKKNEKKIKKLQLTEKDAEKADSYKKKGELLTAHMHLIKPGDKTVDVLDYYEESQPTLTITLDPHKSAAENAQKSFQKYTKLKKAKTFVHEQIKETEEENVYLDTLVSQLLTAGTEDIGEIREELIQEGFLKQRKAPAKKKAKDKPTLSQFESSDGFPIYVGKNNTQNEYLTNRFAHKSDMWFHTKDIPGSHVVIRSDEPSEQAIREAAMIAAFYSKAGQSSSVPVDYTQIRHVRKPRGAKPGFVIYDEQQTVYVTPDEEAVLGLRR, encoded by the coding sequence ATGTCTTTTGACGGAATTGTAACGAGAGCCGTCGTAGAAGAATTAAAGTCGAAGCTGATGGGTGGAAGGATTACAAAAATTTATCAACCTTCCGACACAGATGTGTTATTTACGGTACGGGCTCAACGAGAAAACATAACGTTATTGTTTTCCGTGCATCCAAGCTATGCTCGCTTTCATACGACGACTGAAAAGCGCACGAACCCGAAAGAACCACCAATGTTTTGTATGGTGCTGCGGAAGCATCTTGAAGGCAGCATAATCGAGGATATTGAGCAGCTTGGCTTGGAACGTGTTGTCACGCTAAAAGCGCGAGGAAAAACGGAAATTGGCGATACGTCTTTTAAAGAGCTGACGTTTGAATTAATGGGCAAGCATAGCAATCTATTGCTTGTTGACAGCAGCACGAAAACCATTGTCGATAGCATTAAGCATTTAGGTCCTTCAGTGAATCGCCATCGAACTGTCTTGCCAGGCAGACCGTACGTTCAACCTCCTGGCAAAGGCAAACACAATCCTCTGGAAGCCAGTGAGATGGATGTGCTTCGTACACTCGACTTTAATGCGGGTAAGCTCTCAGGACAGCTCGTCAATGCATTCGAGGGTGTTTCTCCATTGCTTGCCGAATCCATCGTAAAGTCGGCAGGAATTGGTCAAAAGGATGGATTGATTACTGCGTTTCTTCAAACGATGAAAACGATTCGTAGCAATACATTCGACTTTTTACATTATAAAGAAAGCAAGCCGTTTTTTTATGTTCTCCCTTTACCTCAATTTACTGGTGAGACGATCCATTTCCAGTCAGCTTCAGCCATGCTGGACGGATTCTTCACTGGAAAAGCCGAACGTGACCGTGTGAGACAGCAAAGCCACGACATTAGCAGGCTGCTAAGCAATGAAATGAAAAAGAATGAAAAAAAGATAAAAAAACTTCAGCTGACCGAAAAGGATGCTGAAAAAGCCGACAGCTATAAGAAAAAAGGCGAGCTGCTAACGGCCCATATGCATCTGATTAAACCTGGCGATAAAACCGTCGATGTGCTCGACTATTACGAAGAATCACAGCCAACATTGACCATCACACTCGATCCACATAAATCAGCCGCTGAAAATGCGCAGAAAAGCTTTCAAAAATACACGAAGCTAAAAAAAGCAAAAACGTTTGTGCATGAACAGATTAAAGAGACAGAAGAGGAAAATGTCTATCTTGATACGCTTGTCAGTCAGCTGCTAACGGCGGGAACAGAAGACATTGGCGAAATTCGCGAAGAGCTGATCCAAGAAGGCTTTCTCAAGCAGCGAAAAGCACCAGCGAAAAAGAAAGCAAAAGACAAACCAACGCTTTCTCAATTTGAATCCTCTGATGGCTTTCCGATATATGTAGGCAAAAACAATACGCAAAACGAATACCTCACAAACCGTTTTGCCCATAAAAGTGATATGTGGTTTCATACGAAGGACATTCCTGGCTCTCACGTCGTCATCCGTTCAGATGAACCATCAGAGCAAGCCATTCGGGAGGCAGCCATGATCGCCGCCTTTTACAGCAAAGCAGGGCAATCGTCGTCTGTGCCGGTAGATTATACGCAAATACGGCATGTGCGCAAGCCTCGTGGAGCCAAGCCAGGTTTTGTCATTTACGATGAACAGCAGACGGTGTATGTGACGCCTGATGAGGAAGCGGTGCTGGGATTAAGACGGTAA
- a CDS encoding HepT-like ribonuclease domain-containing protein — translation MKDNKLYVSHILDSLNQIESYCSDGKNSFFQSRLIQDAVIRNLEIIGEATKQLSGEFRKKHDHIPWREMAGLRDILIHDYFGVDLRTVWGVIEKELPKLKKQVQKIIIEW, via the coding sequence ATGAAAGACAACAAATTGTATGTGTCCCATATATTAGACAGCTTGAATCAGATTGAATCTTATTGTTCAGACGGAAAAAACAGCTTTTTTCAATCCAGATTGATTCAAGATGCTGTCATTCGAAATTTGGAAATTATCGGTGAGGCGACAAAGCAACTTTCAGGAGAGTTCAGAAAGAAGCATGATCATATTCCATGGCGAGAAATGGCAGGATTAAGGGATATTTTAATTCATGATTATTTTGGAGTTGATTTGCGAACGGTATGGGGAGTTATTGAAAAAGAATTGCCAAAACTTAAAAAACAGGTACAAAAGATAATAATTGAATGGTGA
- a CDS encoding nucleotidyltransferase family protein, translating into MNGHQLLSNHRHEVLSFAKENGIVNVRLFGSTARGEDHNESDIDLLVDIEDGCTLFDVIRFKQSVEDLLGKRIDVVSEHALHQTIRGSVLDEAVDL; encoded by the coding sequence ATGAATGGTCATCAACTATTAAGCAATCATAGGCATGAAGTTTTATCGTTTGCTAAGGAGAATGGAATTGTAAATGTTCGTTTATTTGGTTCAACAGCCCGAGGGGAAGATCATAATGAAAGTGATATCGATTTATTAGTTGACATCGAAGACGGATGTACATTATTTGATGTTATTCGATTCAAACAATCCGTTGAAGATCTTTTAGGAAAAAGAATAGATGTTGTCTCTGAGCACGCTTTACACCAAACCATACGTGGTTCAGTATTGGATGAGGCTGTAGATTTATGA
- the priA gene encoding primosomal protein N': MFASVVVDVPTQQTDRLYDYEVPESWEALVQPGMRVLVPFGPRKIQGMVLAIKASTDVLKTKPLIALLDLTPVLTEELLAIGKWLSNETMCFLITAYQAMLPSALKSTYSKKLVLADGRLPSDLPEELQVFYKNQRAVLWDDVESNLQTMKSVKLALEEGWIDVLYEAKDQTSIKHVKWVTLKQSLTEALASLAANAVRQREAIQLLASHKDGLALSVLSQRSNAGYSSLNKLVEKGIFHLEERELYREPYELMESTSTPLDLTEEQAAVLESIVSATDQSSATTFLLHGITGSGKTEVYLQAIDNALKQDKQAIVLVPEISLTPMMVDRFKKRFGSKVAVLHSALSKGERYDEWRKIHRKEVTVAVGARSAIFAPFDRLGIVIIDEEHETSYKQEEHPRYHARDVAIKRAAFHKCPVVLGSATPSLESRARAQKKRYHYVQLEKRIGKQSYPEVTIADMRDELKAGNRSMFSRQLMDALTETISRGEQAVLFLNRRGFSTFVMCRDCGYVLQCPHCDISLTYHKHHHAMKCHYCGHQEPLPRACPKCESEHIRFFGTGTQKVEEELLKLLPDIRILRMDVDTTKRKGSHAKLLDAFEAHEADVLLGTQMIAKGLDFRKVTFVGVLAAETMLHLPDFRAAEKTFQLLTQVSGRAGRHELPGQVVIQTYTPEHYSIMLSASHDYAGFYKQEMQFRKLSQYPPFYYLALVTITHEDLMECAKEAEKIARHLSQELSDEAILLGPVASPIPKIKDRFRYQCMIKYKDEPKLQPALKQIMALYAERIQKKELQVLIDMQPYSML; the protein is encoded by the coding sequence ATGTTTGCCTCCGTTGTTGTTGATGTACCCACCCAGCAAACGGACAGACTCTATGATTATGAAGTTCCTGAAAGCTGGGAGGCGCTTGTGCAGCCTGGAATGAGAGTTCTTGTGCCATTCGGTCCACGGAAAATTCAAGGTATGGTGCTTGCCATAAAGGCGAGCACCGATGTTTTGAAAACAAAACCGCTCATTGCTTTGCTGGATTTGACCCCTGTCTTGACAGAGGAGCTTCTGGCCATAGGGAAGTGGCTTTCTAACGAAACGATGTGCTTTTTAATTACCGCCTATCAAGCGATGTTGCCATCGGCTTTGAAATCAACGTATTCGAAAAAGCTTGTTCTTGCGGATGGACGATTACCTTCCGACTTGCCTGAAGAGCTTCAGGTCTTTTACAAAAACCAACGAGCGGTCTTGTGGGATGACGTGGAAAGCAACCTGCAAACAATGAAATCCGTGAAACTTGCGCTTGAAGAAGGCTGGATAGATGTTCTTTATGAAGCAAAAGATCAAACGTCTATAAAGCATGTGAAATGGGTAACGCTTAAGCAATCGTTGACCGAGGCTCTTGCTTCACTTGCGGCGAATGCCGTGCGTCAGCGGGAAGCCATTCAATTGCTTGCGAGTCATAAAGATGGCCTTGCTTTGAGTGTGCTGTCACAGAGATCAAATGCAGGATATTCAAGTCTGAATAAGTTAGTGGAGAAGGGGATATTCCATTTGGAAGAGCGCGAGCTTTACCGCGAGCCATACGAGCTTATGGAATCGACCTCGACCCCACTCGATCTAACTGAAGAACAAGCCGCTGTGCTGGAATCAATCGTTTCAGCGACAGATCAGTCGAGTGCTACCACATTTCTCCTTCATGGCATCACGGGCAGTGGGAAGACAGAAGTGTATTTACAGGCAATCGATAATGCACTAAAACAAGACAAACAAGCGATTGTCCTTGTGCCAGAAATTTCGCTAACGCCGATGATGGTCGATCGCTTTAAGAAACGATTCGGCTCAAAGGTAGCTGTGCTTCATAGTGCCTTGTCTAAAGGGGAGCGGTACGACGAATGGCGTAAAATTCATCGTAAAGAAGTGACTGTGGCTGTAGGGGCACGATCAGCTATATTTGCTCCGTTTGACCGTCTTGGCATTGTCATTATTGATGAAGAGCATGAAACGAGCTACAAGCAAGAAGAGCATCCGCGCTATCATGCACGCGATGTCGCTATTAAGCGTGCTGCCTTCCACAAGTGTCCCGTTGTCCTTGGCAGTGCGACGCCATCACTTGAATCAAGAGCTCGAGCCCAAAAAAAACGCTATCACTATGTTCAATTGGAAAAACGCATTGGAAAGCAATCTTACCCTGAAGTGACGATTGCGGATATGCGTGATGAGCTTAAGGCTGGCAACCGCTCGATGTTTTCCAGACAACTTATGGATGCATTGACAGAGACGATATCCCGAGGTGAACAAGCCGTATTGTTTCTAAACCGACGGGGGTTTTCCACCTTTGTCATGTGCAGAGACTGTGGGTATGTGCTTCAATGTCCACATTGCGATATTTCGTTAACCTATCACAAGCATCACCATGCAATGAAATGTCATTATTGCGGTCATCAAGAGCCTTTGCCCCGGGCATGCCCGAAGTGTGAAAGCGAGCATATTCGCTTTTTTGGCACTGGCACGCAAAAGGTGGAGGAGGAGCTTCTAAAACTATTGCCGGACATACGGATTTTGCGAATGGACGTTGATACGACAAAACGAAAAGGGTCACATGCAAAGCTATTGGACGCTTTTGAAGCCCATGAAGCAGATGTCCTGCTTGGCACACAAATGATTGCCAAAGGTCTTGATTTTCGCAAAGTTACTTTTGTTGGTGTCCTTGCCGCAGAAACGATGTTGCATTTGCCTGATTTTCGAGCAGCAGAAAAAACCTTTCAGCTCCTTACACAAGTCAGCGGTCGAGCAGGACGTCATGAGTTGCCTGGGCAGGTTGTCATCCAAACGTATACACCAGAGCACTACAGCATCATGCTGTCTGCTAGCCATGACTACGCAGGCTTTTATAAACAGGAAATGCAGTTTCGCAAGCTAAGCCAATACCCGCCATTTTATTATCTTGCACTCGTCACGATTACACATGAAGACTTGATGGAATGTGCGAAGGAAGCAGAAAAAATTGCTCGGCATCTCTCACAAGAGCTGTCAGATGAGGCAATCCTTCTTGGACCAGTGGCCTCCCCGATTCCAAAGATCAAAGATAGATTCCGCTATCAATGCATGATAAAATATAAGGATGAACCTAAGCTTCAGCCTGCCTTAAAGCAGATCATGGCGCTTTATGCAGAACGAATTCAAAAAAAAGAGTTGCAAGTGTTAATTGACATGCAGCCTTATTCGATGCTCTAA